Proteins encoded in a region of the Gulosibacter sediminis genome:
- a CDS encoding thiamine pyrophosphate-dependent enzyme produces MTPRQVTGGQLLVDNLIAHDVDTIFGIPGIQLYELVDALFDAREGLSLIAPRHEQSTTYMADGYARVTGKPGVAMVVPGPGVLNATAGLATALACSSPVLLLCGQLDSQLIDDRKYGALHEIPDQTGILRSLTKWVGTARDAREIPDLVALAFHHLNTGVPGPVALEVPPDVLAARVETRTASRIVPAEATFPRDKLESIAALIARSERPYILAGGGAQAAGDAILDCATLLGCPVIQSRNGRGVVDATHPLVLDPYARAEVISDADLVIVIGSRMGTGAGGHIDLGTGNVININAEVSDLGYPRPTTEHALLGDARVVTEQIVDALRRLGSAPASTWTQSEIERIRTSAAQQLEQVSPQLEYLRAIRTTLPADTVLVSEYTQVGYVSTITYPASSPRSFISPGYQGTLGYGFATAIGAQVGAPDRRVVSISGDGGFSWTLPELATLARYRIPLIAIVFNDGRYGNVYRSQKYAYEGRVLASDLTNPDFMRLADAYGVESFRVHDAGGLRDALFEVAKRDAPALIEVEVDEFPSPWALFDEPGQ; encoded by the coding sequence ATGACCCCTCGACAGGTGACCGGCGGACAGCTGCTGGTCGACAACCTCATCGCGCACGACGTAGACACGATCTTTGGCATCCCCGGTATCCAGCTCTATGAACTTGTCGACGCCCTCTTCGACGCCCGTGAGGGACTCTCGCTCATCGCCCCGCGCCACGAGCAGAGCACGACATACATGGCCGACGGATACGCCCGAGTTACCGGCAAGCCGGGCGTTGCGATGGTCGTGCCCGGCCCCGGCGTACTCAACGCCACCGCGGGCCTTGCGACTGCACTCGCGTGCTCGTCTCCCGTGCTTCTCCTCTGTGGGCAGCTCGACTCGCAGCTGATCGATGACAGGAAGTACGGCGCGTTGCACGAGATCCCCGACCAAACAGGAATCCTGCGGTCGTTGACGAAGTGGGTCGGAACGGCTCGAGACGCCCGCGAGATCCCCGACCTCGTCGCGCTCGCCTTCCATCACCTGAACACGGGCGTTCCAGGCCCCGTGGCACTCGAGGTACCACCGGATGTGCTTGCTGCCCGCGTCGAGACTCGCACAGCGTCTCGAATCGTTCCGGCCGAAGCCACCTTCCCGCGTGACAAACTCGAGTCGATCGCAGCGCTGATCGCTCGCAGTGAGCGACCCTACATCCTCGCGGGCGGCGGGGCACAGGCCGCAGGCGACGCAATCCTCGACTGCGCGACGCTCCTGGGTTGCCCAGTAATCCAAAGCCGCAACGGTCGCGGCGTTGTCGACGCGACGCATCCACTCGTACTCGACCCCTACGCGAGAGCAGAGGTGATCTCCGACGCCGATCTCGTGATCGTGATTGGCTCTCGCATGGGCACAGGCGCCGGTGGCCACATCGATCTCGGCACCGGGAACGTCATCAACATCAACGCCGAGGTCAGCGACCTCGGCTACCCACGACCAACGACTGAGCACGCGCTCCTCGGCGATGCTCGAGTCGTAACCGAGCAGATTGTGGATGCGCTTCGACGCCTCGGCAGCGCACCCGCGAGCACCTGGACCCAATCCGAGATCGAGCGCATCCGAACCTCGGCGGCCCAGCAGCTGGAGCAAGTGTCGCCGCAGCTCGAATACCTTCGGGCAATTCGAACGACACTGCCCGCAGACACCGTACTCGTGTCTGAGTACACGCAGGTTGGTTATGTCTCCACCATCACCTACCCGGCGAGTTCGCCGCGATCGTTCATTTCCCCCGGCTACCAGGGCACGCTCGGGTACGGTTTCGCGACCGCAATCGGCGCGCAGGTCGGTGCGCCTGACCGGCGCGTCGTCTCGATCTCGGGTGATGGCGGGTTCTCCTGGACCCTGCCGGAGCTCGCCACCCTCGCTCGCTACCGCATCCCGCTCATCGCGATCGTGTTCAACGACGGCAGGTACGGCAACGTGTACCGTTCGCAGAAGTATGCATACGAGGGTCGAGTTCTCGCCAGCGACCTCACAAACCCTGACTTCATGCGGCTCGCAGATGCTTACGGCGTGGAATCGTTCCGGGTCCACGACGCGGGCGGGCTTCGCGACGCCCTATTCGAGGTGGCGAAGCGCGATGCGCCAGCGCTTATCGAGGTGGAGGTCGACGAGTTTCCGTCACCCTGGGCGTTGTTCGACGAACCCGGTCAATGA